One Mytilus edulis unplaced genomic scaffold, xbMytEdul2.2 SCAFFOLD_1001, whole genome shotgun sequence genomic window carries:
- the LOC139504920 gene encoding heat shock 70 kDa protein 12A-like: MIAGSQSSPKPGTVRKHGTVDITVHQRQRDETLEEVIPPSGGPWGGTAVDQAFLDFMKDLFGADVIDGLKEEDLEDYFHLLHEFEIRKDQSNQKETITGDIVMQMSVTLMDLIKKLRGGISSHIKTTKYKDFVSVEVQRLHIKAEIFRDLFKSTIDKLIQHLRKIFEKPELYDLKNVIMGWRFF, translated from the exons atgatagcaggatcccaatcctcccctaaACCTGGAACAGTGAGgaaaca TGGTACAGTTGATATTACAGTTCATCAGCGTCAAAGAGACGAAACATTAGAAGAAGTGATACCTCCTAGCGGCGGCCCCTGGGGAGGCACTGCCGTAGACCAAGCATTTCTAGACTTTATGAAAGATTTATTTGGCGCGGATGTAATTGATGGGTTGAAAGAAGAAGATTTAGAAGACTATTTCCATCTCTTGCATgaatttgaaatcagaaaagaTCAGTCAAATCAAAAGGAGACGATAACAGGGGACATTGTTATGCAGATGTCAGTGACATTAATGGACTTAATCAAGAAATTAAGAGGTGGCATAAGCTCACACATTAAGACAACAAAATACAAAGACTTCGTATCAGTTGAAGTTCAAAGGTTACATATAAAGGCCGAAATTTTCAGGGACCTTTTTAAATCTACAATAGATAAGTTGATACAGCATCTccgtaaaatatttgaaaaaccagAACTATATGATCTAAAAAATGTGATCATGGGTTGGCGGTTTTTCTGA
- the LOC139504919 gene encoding heat shock 70 kDa protein 12A-like: MGGTDRCKDVFFKFATIDDKVEDGHTSSQIFQALNPNERTLECAIYTSTDPSPRYVTDPTCQRLGNLIVDLPKLKDGETLEIEETLVFGGTELLFRAKNLKTGRVFETQLDF, from the coding sequence ATGGGCGGAACCGATCGTTGTAAAgatgttttctttaaatttgcaACTATCGACGATAAAGTTGAGGACGGCCATACCTCCTCGCAGATCTTCCAAGCATTGAATCCGAATGAGAGGACTCTTGAATGTGCGATCTACACTTCAACTGATCCGAGTCCAAGATACGTTACCGATCCGACTTGTCAACGTCTGGGTAATTTAATCGTAGATTTGCCGAAGCTCAAAGATGGAGAAACGTTGGAAATAGAAGAAACACTTGTTTTCGGTGGTACTGAATTGTTATTCAGGGCTAAAAACTTAAAAACAGGTCGAGTGTTCGAGACACAACTAGACTTTTAA